The genomic region GATTTCAACCTAAAACGCAATCAAGTCCAagtcaaattaaataaataaataaaataaatcaaatattagaacaataaagaagaaaataaaagatagattgttaaaaactcttctaaaagaaactcaagagaaattcttgaaaagaaaacttaaaaaaattattaacttaaaagagaaatagaataataatcaatTGTCTCCATTGTGTACAATAGAAAGacctatatataggctagctaaataaatctaaataaaactcttaagtatattataactctaatttaatctaaataactaaactttcttgttatcTCAATCAAGAATTTTGTGCTAAAAACTAAAAGACTCCAAAGTAAGTTGAAATTGTTAACACAGATAAATCTGAATAAATTGTGATGATTTCAGTATGTTTAAATttcgaaatttattttgataaaacaaatttttagttttagtattaaattttttattcaaaatcatctTTTTGCTTTGTAGAAATACCAAGTAAAATTTGAGAATGGCTTCAACTAAGCCAAATCATCTCGACGTTTAGGACgatttcaaaatttttgaaaatttgatttttaattatttttaaaatattttatccaAATGCATATTATTTTATTGGAAACCATactaaattcatttttattaatatattaaaatttcttataatatgcatgtattttattaaatttaatttacttACTTTTGAGATAAAAGATAGTTTTATTAAATTGAACAATTGTCTTAATTTATTAAGGAATTGCTCCACAACTAAAATGTCTTAGGATTATCATGAAAAGTCATAGCTTTTAAGCCTATGTTTTGTTGatcaaattttgattttaagtttcattcttaaattttaagttattaGGAGATTTATAAAATTGTTGTTCAAGTGTCGGTTCAATAGACCGGACAAGTGACTCAATATTCCTTTGGtgtttaattctcaaaaatctgCTTCAAATGTTCTATGGTATTTAAGtaatatatgatattttattcatgttttatGAAAATTAGGTTAAATATGCCAGTATGGTTTTAAATTAACAAAGTGAAATATTGAATCAGTTAAGTGTTAGTACTTTTCTATATTTAAATTGGATTATGTGATTATTTTTGGGAAATATGTTTTTGAACTATGCTTTTAGTATATTTATGCTATTCAAATAatgttttggtatatttatatataatatgtttTGAGGAAATATTATATTGAATTCTGTCTTTTATATGAAGTATGTTTTATATGTATATTTGAGACATTACAAGAAATTCAATTTTCTGATTTTGAATTTGTTTTCGGTATGCTATGTTCTAACCTTGCCAAATGTTGTTCATGTTGACATGTATTTTGTGCTTAGAAATAAGTTTTAACCGTGCCACTagattagaatagtggtttttgaACCATTACTATTGGGGGAGATTTATGGTTTTTGTTTTGACTCATTTCTATTCGGGTGAATTGTGGTTTTTGACTTTTGTCATTAAGGTTAAGAGTGATCATAGTGACAAAAAAggagttgattttttttatctattagtgtattttgaaattattaatttttattaattactgTTTTAACATGAAATATATTTTGGATTATGTTATCACGAGTTACCAATAAATTTTGCAATTACGTAttttcaataagatatttggccTAAATATTTTCATGTTTGCTTAACTCAATCAAGAGAAATGCTAGTTAGTTAATGAGTAGTTAAACTCActccttttaatatttttacaagtTTTGACTTCAATTATAAACCTGAGAAATTTGAGGCGTGATTatataagatattattttatttctttggaaTTTTGCAAACAAACACCTATCCAAAACAGAGAACTACTTATATAGGGGTGTTGCAATTTATTTCAAAACTTTAATACAAACTTTTTGACAAATTGTCAAAATTCCAGACCATGAAAGCTGAAAAACTatggaaaaaaatttgaaaaactgGAGCAAGATACCACTCAGAACATTCCGTGAATAGAAGCAGATATGGATGCGGAACATACATGTCAGCTCGCTCTTATAAAAGTTGAGGAACTTCATCTTTTCTCAGACTCATCTCGGAAGTTACCTGATGAATGAGaataaaaatggtctaattttgattttacaaaattattgagaTCTATGTACTTATAATTAATTTAGCATGTCAAAGAAAGAACATTTATTTTAGTGATATATAGTAACTCACATAATGAAGATGGATTTGCAGGACTACTTTCTTTTCTTCCCAAACCAGCCTCAAACTTTGTTTTGCATATCTCTCTCAAGCATTCTTACAAGCCACAAACACCCATGAAAACAAAACAATACATCTACCAGTACAGAACTGATTGCCTTGAAAAAAATCCATTACGATCATTAGTAAAGTTTAGCACACGCAAACTTCTTGCGAAAGGCGAAAATCCCAGACCATGAAAGCTGGAAAACTATGCAAAGAAAAGCAGAAAAACCAAAGAAAACTATCAGTAAGAACTCCCATTATCAGAACATACATTCCATGGAGAGAAGCTGCTATGGATGCATTACATACATACACTTTGCTCTTATACAAGCTGAGGAACTTCATCTTTTCTCGGACTCAATCCTGATGgacgaaaataaaaataatcaatttttgaTTTACCTAATTATTCATTTAGCATGGAAAAAATTGCATGTTTATTTCTATGAAGGACAATAACTCACATATAAAGATGGATTTGCAGAACTACTTTCTTTTCTTCCCAAACTAGCCTGAAACTTTGTTTTGCAAATCTCTCTCAATCTTTCTTACAAGCCACCGCGGTCTTCCTGTCGTGAATACAATGTATCCTATGCTAATTCCTAATACCATCCCAGATCCATACCCCATCATTGCAACTTTCCAAATAAAAGctattccatttccatttccattatcATTACCATTATCTTCCTCATCTTGTGCTCGTTCTGGTATTTCATCATTGTTACATTCCTTTGATAATGGGAAGCCACACAAATCCAAGTTCCCTCGATAAGAGTCGTTTTCAAACGTATCAAATTGCTTCCCATGGGGAATGGGCCCCACAAGATTATTGTTCCAAAACCTTAACACTTGAAGAAATGTCAAATTTGTCAATTGGGAAGGGATTCTGCCACTCAGCTTGTTAAATGAGAGATCAAATGATTCAAGTGCTGCCAAATTCCCAAATGACGGTGGGATAGGACCAGTCAGGCTGTTATGAGAGAGATTGAGTGCTTGAAGCAATCTAAGCTCTCCAACTACCTTAGGAATTTCTCCATGGAATCCATTCATCGACAAATCTATGCATGTTAATAAGGGCATACGTACTTTTAGCGTAAACTCTAGCTCCAAGcctttaatagttaaattaacaACAAGGGAGAACCAATTACCATTGTCTACGTATTCAGCTTCTTTCAGAGccttgagattttggaagaaattggttGGCAATAGGCCAGTGAATTCATTATGAGAGAGATCAATAATTTGCAATTTGGAGAAAGAAGATGTGGCTATGTAACTTTGAATGGAACCGTAAAATCTATTAGATCTCAAAATAAGAACTCGAAGCTGTGGAAGAGTACCTAACCAATGAGGAAAGGTATCGCTTAGATTGTTGTCTGCAACATTCAAAAATACCAGTTCACTGCAATTAGTTAAATACAACGGTAATTTTCCTTCCAATTGGTTGTCATTAACGGCAAGATATCTCAAATCATTATTCCGATTACAAACTCTGTCTGAGATTGCACCTGAAAAATGATTTCCAGAAAAATCCAGATATGTAGCAACATTCCCGTTACCAATTTCCCCTGGAATGCTCCCACTAATGCTGCAACTCGAAGCATCGAAATATTGAAGAGAAACCGAGAGATTTGCTATAGAAGGCGGAAGGTAACCACTGATTAATGGATTACTTCCAAATGCCAAGGCTGTCAACCTACTACAATTAGCTAATGATGACAGGAAGCTCCTTTCCGAGGATGAAAGTGTTCCACTTAAATCATTATTCGATAGGTCCAGCAATTCTAGATCTCTTAGATTGCCCAAGGTAACTGGAATATGTCCTGCATTATCGATACAATGAACAAGTTCAACCTACCATATCACCCCTTTCGCAATTTTCTAATTCATTGAGTTGAGTTCTATTCCTAATTCTCACAAGGcgcatatatatatgcatactgAACTACTAATTAGTGAAATTGAATAGTGAAGAAATATTATATAATACCTGTAAAAAAATTATGGGATAAATATAGAACTCTCGGACCTGTTAGATTACTAATTTGCTGTGGGATTACACCTGCACCATAGAATTAATTtgttaaacaaatataaaaatatggtTTTTTATCCTAcctctttttttctttaaattaaaagAGGTGCGGTCCAATAATCCaaattttattgcctataatttATTCTACATCTAATATACACTCTTAATCAAATAAGGCCCAACttgtaattttccctttttattaatttctATTTACTTTTGTTCTCTTTCTTtcctaataaaataattattatatgtgaGTTAGGCAAGTTGTTCACGTCAGCACTTATAATTTGGATAgaaatataatacttttaataaataaaaattatttgtgTAAAGATATATAAAGGTTACTTTAAAAAATCGAAATAATTCAGCATtttctttttctatattttagtccttgaaatattattataaaaactaTGAAATGCACAAGGTTAAAGTATTAAACAAATTTGTAGAAATTAAAcataaatttcattaagaaatttaaaaatcaatATAAATAATGAAGAAATGTGATATAGTACTTATTAAAATATTACCGGCTAAACCAAAGAGATTCAAACGTTGAAGTGCAAGATATTAACAAGCT from Gossypium arboreum isolate Shixiya-1 chromosome 1, ASM2569848v2, whole genome shotgun sequence harbors:
- the LOC108481097 gene encoding receptor-like protein 9DC3; amino-acid sequence: MAVLLLHFIVSFSSKTTDISTDRSTLLALKAHVVSDPRNFLTTNWSVDISICNWVGVTCESRNQRVIALNLFNMSLSGTIPPDMGNLSFLTWLNIGYNNFHDLLPVQLTNLYRLKFISMSDNNFHGEISSWVGYFPELQYLSLSNNSFTGPIPSDMCDRLPTLKELNLSDNKLSGKIPIGLFKCKGLQNISLDFNSLEGILPEEIGNLTMLRTLDLRGNQIQGVIPQQISNLTGPRVLYLSHNFFTGHIPVTLGNLRDLELLDLSNNDLSGTLSSSERSFLSSLANCSRLTALAFGSNPLISGYLPPSIANLSVSLQYFDASSCSISGSIPGEIGNGNVATYLDFSGNHFSGAISDRVCNRNNDLRYLAVNDNQLEGKLPLYLTNCSELVFLNVADNNLSDTFPHWLGTLPQLRVLILRSNRFYGSIQSYIATSSFSKLQIIDLSHNEFTGLLPTNFFQNLKALKEAEYVDNGNWFSLVVNLTIKGLELEFTLKVRMPLLTCIDLSMNGFHGEIPKVVGELRLLQALNLSHNSLTGPIPPSFGNLAALESFDLSFNKLSGRIPSQLTNLTFLQVLRFWNNNLVGPIPHGKQFDTFENDSYRGNLDLCGFPLSKECNNDEIPERAQDEEDNGNDNGNGNGIAFIWKVAMMGYGSGMVLGISIGYIVFTTGRPRWLVRKIERDLQNKVSG